In a genomic window of Vibrio gigantis:
- a CDS encoding ABC transporter ATP-binding protein has translation MFVDTVGVQLSNATLRYRDSEHATLSGLSLSLKAGKWTVLLGRSGCGKTTVLRYLAGLLDDKVEWQGTLATSDELPLTDRIAYMAQQDLLLPWLSVIDNVCLSHRFQNSADKHLSQSSNKQAQTHQALELLASVGLADYAFTMPDQLSGGMRQRVALARTLMQDKPVVLMDEPFSALDAVTRHKLQSLACELLRDKTVVLITHDPQEAVRLADNLYVLQGIPASAHSLSVPHTSTPRVLDGECAELQQAILDQLERDYE, from the coding sequence ATGTTCGTTGATACGGTTGGGGTTCAACTCAGCAATGCCACCTTGCGTTATCGCGATAGTGAACATGCAACCTTATCAGGGCTGTCACTGAGCTTAAAAGCAGGCAAGTGGACTGTGCTGCTTGGTCGCAGCGGTTGCGGGAAAACCACGGTATTGCGATACCTAGCAGGTTTACTCGATGACAAAGTTGAATGGCAGGGCACATTGGCAACGTCTGATGAACTGCCTCTCACCGATCGCATCGCATACATGGCGCAGCAAGATTTACTACTGCCGTGGTTGTCGGTTATCGACAATGTGTGTCTGAGCCATCGCTTTCAAAATTCCGCAGATAAGCATCTAAGCCAATCATCCAATAAACAAGCTCAAACTCACCAAGCATTGGAGTTGCTAGCTTCGGTTGGTTTGGCTGATTACGCATTTACCATGCCGGATCAGTTGTCTGGTGGTATGCGCCAGCGTGTTGCTTTGGCTCGCACCTTAATGCAAGACAAGCCAGTCGTACTGATGGATGAACCTTTCTCAGCGCTGGATGCGGTAACAAGACATAAGTTACAGAGCTTAGCGTGTGAACTGTTAAGAGATAAAACCGTTGTGTTGATTACCCATGATCCACAGGAAGCGGTGCGTTTGGCGGATAACTTGTATGTGTTGCAAGGCATACCTGCGAGTGCTCACTCTTTATCTGTGCCTCACACCTCAACGCCACGAGTGCTAGATGGTGAATGTGCCGAGTTGCAACAAGCGATCTTAGACCAGTTGGAGCGTGATTATGAATGA
- a CDS encoding ABC transporter permease: MNDLTRSEAVARSANTQASTTHLRQMNPVMRLLISSAVILGLWQMVVVIFEMPSFILPAPAEVFLKLIERYDVLLKHTWVTAQEILLGLLLGLSMGLFFALQMLMFDPLKRWLLPILIASQAIPVFAIAPVLMLWLGYGIASKVVMAAIIIFFPVTTCCYDGLRNTPTGYLDLAKTMGASKWQLLRHIQLPAALPTLASGIRVAVVIAPIGAVVGEWVGSSEGLGYLMLQANARMIIDEMFAALFILAVLSISLYFITDKLLKKAIPWENQ, translated from the coding sequence ATGAATGATCTAACGCGAAGTGAAGCTGTGGCTCGTTCAGCTAACACGCAAGCTAGCACAACACATCTTCGTCAGATGAACCCCGTGATGCGTTTGCTTATCAGCAGTGCTGTGATTCTTGGTTTGTGGCAAATGGTGGTGGTTATCTTCGAGATGCCAAGCTTCATTCTGCCGGCGCCTGCTGAGGTCTTCCTCAAGCTTATTGAACGCTATGACGTGTTACTCAAACACACTTGGGTGACAGCGCAAGAGATCTTACTTGGGCTGTTACTGGGCTTGTCTATGGGGCTGTTTTTCGCCTTGCAGATGTTGATGTTTGATCCATTGAAACGTTGGCTATTGCCTATCTTAATTGCCAGCCAAGCGATTCCTGTATTTGCGATTGCGCCAGTACTGATGCTGTGGCTTGGCTATGGCATAGCCTCAAAAGTCGTCATGGCGGCGATCATTATTTTCTTCCCGGTGACGACTTGCTGCTATGACGGCTTGCGTAATACACCGACAGGTTACCTTGATCTCGCTAAGACGATGGGTGCATCGAAATGGCAGCTGCTTCGTCATATCCAACTGCCTGCTGCACTGCCAACACTGGCGTCTGGCATTCGTGTTGCTGTGGTTATTGCCCCGATTGGTGCGGTTGTCGGCGAGTGGGTAGGTTCGAGTGAAGGGCTAGGTTACTTAATGTTGCAAGCCAACGCGCGCATGATCATTGATGAGATGTTTGCGGCCTTGTTTATCTTGGCGGTGCTCTCTATCTCGCTTTACTTCATCACAGATAAGTTACTCAAAAAAGCTATCCCTTGGGAGAACCAGTGA
- a CDS encoding ABC transporter substrate-binding protein translates to MKNTKLVGAVALLASLVSGHAFADSEQKKLTLMLDWFVNPNHGPIVIAQERGYFADQGLEVEIQEPADPSTPAKLVAAGKVDLAVTYQPSLTMDVAAGLPLVRASTLIATPLNTLMVLDNGKNDSLADLKGKKIGIAIAGNEEATIGTMLAQENVEFTDVQTINVGWALSSSLASGKVDAIWGGLRNFETNQLALEGFKAKAFFPEEHGVPAYDELIFVANAKKHDDEAIKAFNKALEQATTYIVNHPQDSWSEFVAYSPDTLNNELNQRAWNDTLTRFALRPSAVDMKRYDDYAQFMFDKGIIKSLPKAADYVPTFD, encoded by the coding sequence ATGAAAAATACCAAATTGGTAGGTGCAGTGGCACTGCTTGCTTCGCTAGTTTCAGGTCATGCATTCGCGGATTCTGAACAAAAGAAACTGACACTGATGTTGGATTGGTTTGTGAACCCGAACCACGGCCCAATTGTGATTGCACAAGAGCGTGGTTACTTTGCTGACCAAGGCTTAGAGGTTGAAATCCAAGAGCCAGCTGACCCAAGCACACCTGCAAAATTGGTTGCGGCAGGTAAAGTTGACCTCGCAGTCACTTACCAACCAAGTTTAACCATGGATGTGGCGGCAGGACTACCTCTGGTTCGTGCATCAACCCTTATCGCGACACCACTGAACACACTAATGGTGTTGGATAACGGCAAGAACGATTCGTTAGCGGATCTGAAAGGTAAGAAGATTGGTATCGCGATCGCGGGTAACGAAGAAGCGACGATCGGCACTATGCTGGCTCAAGAAAACGTTGAGTTTACTGACGTGCAAACCATCAACGTAGGTTGGGCACTGTCGTCTTCACTGGCATCGGGCAAGGTAGACGCAATCTGGGGTGGATTACGTAACTTCGAAACGAATCAATTAGCGCTTGAAGGTTTTAAAGCAAAAGCTTTCTTCCCTGAAGAGCACGGTGTGCCAGCTTACGATGAGCTGATTTTTGTGGCGAACGCAAAGAAACACGACGACGAAGCCATCAAAGCGTTCAACAAAGCACTTGAGCAAGCAACCACTTACATTGTGAACCACCCACAAGATTCATGGAGTGAGTTTGTGGCGTATTCACCAGATACGTTGAACAACGAACTTAACCAACGCGCATGGAACGACACACTGACTCGTTTTGCACTTCGCCCTTCAGCAGTCGATATGAAGCGTTACGATGATTACGCACAGTTCATGTTCGACAAAGGCATTATCAAATCACTACCAAAAGCCGCTGATTACGTACCGACTTTTGACTAA
- the tenA gene encoding thiaminase II, with protein MKYQDLIQACQQDWQDYTEHDFVKTLANGTLAQPCFLHYLKQDFLFLKQYARAYALAIYKAKTLADMRRALPSVHALLDSEISHHVTYCGQWGLTESDLENEPEDFGTVAYTRYVLDAGMTGDLVDLYAALAPCSIGYAVIGKALLESSDTVLEGNPYASWLQLYGGEEFQSGVATGAEYFNQLLSEIDINSELGQNIVHIFKTATRMEVAFWQQGLNALNDSPAA; from the coding sequence ATGAAATACCAAGACTTAATCCAAGCCTGTCAGCAAGATTGGCAAGACTACACCGAGCATGATTTTGTTAAAACGCTGGCAAACGGTACTCTCGCTCAGCCGTGTTTTCTGCATTACTTGAAGCAAGATTTTCTGTTTTTGAAGCAGTATGCTCGCGCTTATGCATTGGCAATTTACAAGGCGAAAACCTTGGCAGATATGCGCCGTGCACTGCCAAGCGTTCATGCTCTATTAGATTCTGAAATTTCACACCATGTGACTTACTGTGGTCAGTGGGGTTTAACGGAATCTGATTTAGAAAACGAACCTGAAGATTTCGGCACAGTTGCTTACACGCGCTACGTTCTAGATGCGGGTATGACAGGTGATCTTGTCGATCTCTATGCAGCATTGGCTCCGTGTTCAATTGGTTATGCTGTGATTGGTAAAGCGCTTTTAGAAAGCAGTGATACTGTTTTGGAAGGCAATCCATACGCGAGCTGGTTACAGCTTTACGGTGGTGAAGAGTTCCAGTCTGGCGTGGCAACGGGCGCGGAATATTTCAATCAGCTGCTTTCTGAAATTGATATCAACAGTGAACTCGGTCAGAACATTGTTCATATCTTCAAAACCGCAACGCGTATGGAAGTGGCGTTCTGGCAGCAAGGTCTGAATGCACTTAATGACTCACCAGCGGCGTAA
- the thiM gene encoding hydroxyethylthiazole kinase, producing MLTEQIIQSLRTVREQKPLVVNITNYVVMNNTANALLAIGASPIMAHSQQELAEMMSFSGALVINIGTLDSVWTPRMCFAVEQANANNKVVVLDPVGCGASTLRTETSREIARLADKLIIRGNASEIIALAGEQAQSKGVDALDSSDAALGAAQCLVAEYGANVVISGETDYVVTKDSVVTLNNGHPMMPYVTGMGCTLTALTGAFAAVGDESGLAAAAVLGVVGEIAAENSRGPGSLQMNLLDELYQLDEKTLIQRLKIQ from the coding sequence ATGCTAACTGAACAAATCATCCAATCGCTACGCACAGTACGAGAGCAAAAACCGTTGGTTGTGAACATCACCAACTATGTAGTGATGAACAACACGGCCAATGCGTTATTGGCGATTGGCGCTTCGCCCATTATGGCGCACTCGCAACAAGAGCTGGCAGAGATGATGTCTTTCTCAGGCGCTTTGGTGATTAATATCGGTACGCTCGACAGCGTTTGGACGCCAAGAATGTGCTTTGCTGTTGAACAAGCGAATGCGAACAACAAGGTGGTGGTTCTTGATCCTGTGGGTTGTGGCGCAAGTACGCTGCGTACCGAGACTTCTCGTGAAATCGCACGTTTAGCGGATAAGTTGATTATTCGTGGTAACGCGTCTGAGATTATCGCACTAGCGGGTGAGCAGGCGCAGAGCAAAGGCGTTGATGCGCTAGATAGCAGTGATGCGGCACTAGGCGCTGCACAGTGTTTAGTGGCTGAATACGGTGCAAATGTGGTGATTTCTGGTGAGACAGATTACGTTGTCACCAAAGACAGCGTGGTGACCTTAAATAATGGACACCCAATGATGCCGTATGTGACAGGCATGGGTTGTACCTTAACCGCATTGACGGGCGCATTTGCAGCTGTTGGTGATGAAAGTGGTTTGGCAGCAGCGGCGGTATTAGGCGTGGTTGGTGAAATCGCGGCTGAGAACTCACGTGGCCCAGGTAGCTTACAAATGAACTTGCTCGATGAGCTATATCAGTTAGACGAAAAAACTCTGATTCAACGTTTGAAGATTCAGTAA
- a CDS encoding methyl-accepting chemotaxis protein, with amino-acid sequence MRHLSIALKIKLGYAICLLFFVISGFVSYKGIQTLSNGFSQYSELSHKATLSGNIQVHFLQMRLASERYLESLDEQYETNYQSSKLAIDDLLKNLIQSATKTDSLASLQLVQDSVAAFDVAYGSMKQSEILIDQLVNVEMVKRETNALKAAQSLLYESYNNNDPNASLYAGMLMENFLAAKITVLSYSNNNDLKTYETGKDIFEYALPGIEGDIESLKSSPYQSELIEDFSNQREAYAKGFEQVHQQMIENTQRTATLASIGDSLAIAVADAQSILEQQKQALTPVLQASEKRSIQIIILLTGVALVIGMTSAVLVTRSITKGIAQVKQITNELSQGNLNVEVNIESKNEIGELLTNMEITIESLRDIVGQVNRSSVRIGEMSESLNQVTNNSSTNATQLNSEMMNISSAVDQLASSTSEIASSANHASQVANQATENVAMGLKEVDKTLHEIGSADESMQVSSQKVTDLHKESMNIGAILEVIKGVSEQTNLLALNAAIEAARAGEQGRGFAVVADEVRTLAKRTQDSASQIDELITSLQRGAKDALESIKVSHSTVSDASTQAQQASQNLHVINQHIQDLNQANSQIAISVDEQDCLTKSLGENAQGANTIAQSNQDSVSSISGAASDLTEVAHHLESQVNRFRT; translated from the coding sequence ATGCGCCACCTTTCTATAGCGCTCAAGATTAAGCTGGGTTATGCCATCTGCTTGCTCTTTTTCGTCATTTCAGGCTTTGTGAGTTACAAAGGTATCCAAACCTTGTCGAACGGCTTCAGCCAATACAGTGAACTCAGCCATAAAGCGACACTCTCAGGCAACATTCAAGTGCACTTTCTTCAGATGCGTTTAGCCTCTGAACGTTACTTAGAGTCATTGGATGAACAGTACGAAACGAATTATCAATCAAGTAAACTCGCGATTGATGATCTGCTCAAAAACTTAATCCAATCCGCCACAAAAACCGATAGCCTAGCTAGCTTGCAGCTCGTGCAAGACAGCGTGGCGGCCTTTGATGTGGCTTATGGATCAATGAAACAAAGTGAGATCCTCATTGACCAACTGGTAAACGTTGAGATGGTCAAACGCGAAACCAACGCACTGAAAGCTGCTCAAAGCTTGTTGTATGAGTCATACAATAACAATGATCCAAACGCGAGCTTATACGCGGGTATGTTGATGGAGAACTTCCTCGCAGCCAAGATCACCGTACTCAGTTACTCAAACAACAACGACCTCAAAACCTATGAAACGGGTAAAGATATCTTTGAATACGCGCTACCGGGTATTGAAGGAGATATTGAGTCTCTCAAATCATCGCCTTATCAAAGTGAGCTGATTGAAGACTTCTCGAACCAACGTGAAGCGTATGCAAAGGGCTTTGAGCAAGTTCATCAGCAGATGATTGAGAACACTCAAAGAACCGCTACCCTCGCCTCAATTGGTGACAGCTTAGCGATCGCGGTCGCGGATGCTCAGAGTATTCTCGAACAACAAAAGCAAGCACTTACACCAGTACTGCAAGCCAGTGAAAAACGTTCGATTCAGATCATCATATTGCTGACGGGTGTCGCTTTGGTTATCGGCATGACAAGCGCTGTGTTGGTGACTCGCTCTATCACCAAAGGTATCGCACAAGTTAAACAGATCACCAACGAGCTTTCTCAAGGCAACCTGAATGTTGAGGTGAATATCGAGAGCAAGAACGAGATTGGCGAGCTACTAACGAACATGGAGATCACCATTGAATCTCTGCGCGATATCGTAGGACAAGTGAACCGCTCTAGTGTGCGCATTGGTGAGATGTCTGAGTCGCTTAACCAAGTAACTAATAACAGCTCGACCAACGCGACCCAGTTGAACAGCGAAATGATGAACATCTCATCCGCGGTTGACCAACTGGCTTCAAGCACATCAGAAATTGCTTCGAGTGCTAACCACGCCTCTCAAGTGGCGAACCAAGCCACCGAGAACGTCGCAATGGGATTGAAAGAAGTAGACAAAACACTGCATGAGATTGGCAGCGCCGATGAAAGCATGCAGGTCAGCAGCCAAAAAGTGACTGACCTACACAAAGAGTCGATGAACATTGGTGCCATTCTTGAAGTAATCAAGGGCGTATCAGAGCAAACCAACCTACTGGCATTGAATGCGGCTATTGAAGCTGCGCGTGCAGGTGAGCAAGGTCGCGGATTTGCTGTAGTAGCAGATGAAGTAAGAACGCTCGCTAAACGCACCCAAGACTCTGCTAGCCAGATTGATGAACTTATCACCTCGCTACAACGTGGTGCTAAAGATGCCTTAGAATCTATTAAGGTCAGCCACAGTACGGTTTCCGATGCTTCAACTCAGGCACAACAAGCTTCTCAGAACTTGCATGTAATTAACCAACACATCCAAGATTTGAATCAGGCCAACAGCCAAATAGCAATATCGGTTGATGAGCAAGATTGCTTAACCAAATCACTGGGTGAAAATGCGCAAGGTGCAAACACCATCGCACAAAGTAACCAAGACTCGGTCAGCAGTATTTCTGGCGCAGCAAGTGACTTAACTGAGGTTGCTCATCACCTAGAGAGCCAAGTAAATCGATTTAGAACTTAG
- the thiE gene encoding thiamine phosphate synthase — MNPYKLYLVTDDQQDLETLKFVVEQAVAGGVTMVQVREKHGDVRAFIERAQAVKSVLAGTGVPLIINDRVDVALAVDADGLHLGQSDMPAVLARKLIGADKILGLSIETEQQLQEADSLPIDYIGLSALFATPTKTNLKKHWGYEGIQMALETTKLPIVGIGGINESNIPQLVKTGIHGLALVSAICHAESPKQATQDLLSLMGA, encoded by the coding sequence ATGAACCCTTATAAACTTTATCTGGTGACAGACGACCAACAAGATTTAGAAACGCTAAAGTTCGTGGTTGAACAGGCGGTTGCTGGTGGCGTCACTATGGTTCAAGTAAGAGAAAAACATGGGGACGTAAGAGCCTTCATTGAGCGTGCACAAGCCGTTAAATCGGTTTTAGCTGGAACTGGTGTGCCGTTGATCATTAATGATCGAGTCGATGTGGCACTGGCCGTTGACGCTGATGGTTTGCACTTGGGGCAATCGGATATGCCTGCCGTGTTAGCACGCAAGCTGATTGGCGCGGATAAGATTCTTGGGTTATCGATTGAGACTGAACAGCAGTTACAAGAAGCTGATAGCTTGCCGATCGATTACATTGGCCTTAGTGCGCTTTTCGCAACACCGACCAAGACAAACCTTAAAAAACACTGGGGCTACGAAGGCATTCAAATGGCGTTGGAAACCACAAAATTGCCGATTGTCGGTATTGGTGGCATCAACGAGTCGAACATCCCGCAGTTGGTTAAGACTGGTATCCATGGATTGGCTTTGGTGTCTGCGATATGTCATGCTGAAAGCCCAAAACAAGCGACGCAGGACTTGCTATCTCTAATGGGAGCGTGA
- a CDS encoding thiamine-phosphate diphosphorylase encodes MGKERNKREYDLRVLNCVSESEYESRMAVWNSLALTATPSASETKGFIDEAFNKLQQDLKEASRELSINYTDFIAMAHEEINYIKVFVADKTAQYGWYAAIVLMIIGTVALCIQ; translated from the coding sequence ATGGGTAAAGAGCGTAACAAACGAGAGTATGATTTACGCGTACTTAATTGTGTCAGTGAAAGCGAATATGAATCGCGTATGGCGGTTTGGAATAGTCTAGCGTTAACTGCTACTCCGTCTGCTTCGGAAACAAAAGGCTTTATTGATGAGGCTTTCAACAAACTTCAGCAAGACCTGAAAGAAGCTAGCCGTGAGTTGTCGATTAACTACACAGACTTCATCGCAATGGCGCATGAAGAGATCAACTACATTAAGGTGTTTGTTGCTGATAAAACCGCACAATACGGTTGGTACGCTGCGATCGTTCTTATGATCATCGGCACCGTTGCTCTTTGCATTCAGTAA
- a CDS encoding LysR family transcriptional regulator has translation MYSFEQLKVFVTVCESGSFSAAARKLKRAQSGVSQSIANLEIAIDQELFNREKNIPVLTSTGKALLPVAKSILDQQKYFDQKVESLTQEDEHELIVAVDESIIDKSFIKIISSLADQFPITHFDIITTSTFDVEDLVRRGKAQIGIIYADGELKVDMDFFLLGQARFLTVCSATHELSQMSVVQDSDLKRYRQCVHRSSKQRELWFTYGISSMLWYANNHKTIIDLVEQNVGWANVPEMMVMEGIQKGDLVALPVSHEHGGWITPVGCLVSRSHINGPVLTSLIEKLEGYSLQYNQWQPN, from the coding sequence ATGTACAGTTTTGAGCAACTAAAAGTCTTCGTCACTGTGTGTGAAAGTGGTTCTTTTTCGGCGGCCGCACGCAAGCTAAAACGCGCTCAATCCGGGGTCAGTCAGTCGATCGCCAACCTAGAAATTGCCATCGACCAAGAGTTGTTCAACAGAGAGAAGAACATCCCCGTTTTAACCTCCACAGGTAAAGCGTTATTGCCTGTCGCCAAGTCGATTCTCGACCAGCAAAAGTACTTCGACCAAAAAGTAGAATCGCTGACCCAAGAAGATGAACACGAACTGATCGTTGCGGTTGATGAAAGCATCATAGACAAGAGTTTCATTAAGATAATCAGTTCCCTAGCCGATCAATTCCCAATCACACACTTCGATATTATTACCACCTCAACCTTTGATGTTGAGGACCTAGTGAGACGTGGTAAAGCTCAGATTGGTATCATCTACGCGGACGGAGAACTTAAGGTAGACATGGATTTCTTCTTGCTGGGTCAAGCTCGCTTCCTAACGGTCTGTTCAGCCACTCACGAACTCAGCCAAATGTCCGTAGTACAAGACTCAGACCTCAAGCGTTATCGCCAATGTGTGCATCGCAGTTCAAAACAACGCGAACTGTGGTTTACCTACGGTATTAGCTCGATGCTTTGGTATGCGAATAATCACAAGACCATTATTGATCTCGTTGAACAGAACGTAGGTTGGGCAAATGTACCCGAAATGATGGTGATGGAAGGCATTCAAAAAGGCGACCTTGTGGCGCTACCTGTCTCACACGAGCATGGTGGTTGGATTACTCCTGTTGGTTGCTTAGTATCACGAAGCCACATTAATGGACCTGTGCTGACCAGTTTAATTGAGAAACTCGAAGGCTATTCACTGCAATACAATCAATGGCAGCCTAACTAG
- a CDS encoding PACE efflux transporter → MSTLERVFHSVLFEVLAVTLSIIGLAIFTDHDVSALSGTMIVVATIAMVWNYCFNRIFDRYFTGEKSERSLKLRVFHVVLFETGLLIATIPVMAYLLDVGIWQAFLMDIGVTIFITIYAFVFNLVYDHVRAFWVRRSDLAVQ, encoded by the coding sequence ATGAGTACCTTAGAAAGAGTGTTTCACTCAGTGTTATTCGAAGTTTTGGCCGTAACGCTTTCAATAATCGGCTTAGCGATATTTACCGATCACGATGTGAGTGCCTTATCAGGAACCATGATAGTTGTTGCTACCATCGCGATGGTTTGGAACTACTGCTTTAATCGCATTTTTGATCGCTACTTCACCGGAGAGAAATCAGAGCGTTCATTGAAATTACGAGTGTTTCACGTTGTGTTATTTGAAACCGGTTTGCTCATAGCAACAATTCCTGTCATGGCTTACTTACTTGACGTGGGGATTTGGCAGGCATTTTTAATGGACATCGGCGTGACCATTTTTATTACCATTTACGCGTTTGTGTTTAATCTGGTTTACGATCATGTGCGTGCATTCTGGGTACGCAGATCGGATCTAGCAGTTCAGTAA
- a CDS encoding helix-turn-helix domain-containing protein, which translates to MTVVDKKEVELFAELFKHIDGEIYTLLRSAKIPNDILTSSDHYEYLPETTIKNVVNIMGESASREEFALFIWSFCKQTYVPRFVAKLTNQDSLKSALDQFSEQLKQVSNGANLYTKHSGGKWWFVREKPFTNAPWFKFAELFSVIFINELLSVLTQGRWQPSEVGIQSDDLECFQSLPQMGGAQFYTHRPVTAFEIPEEIMLEPIVLPKVAQALEPKAPLPSSFLNAFKLVIKPYLTMGKLPISLASEILNIHVRTIQRRLENEGVVYKALIEEMVLEQVLELLKQSDLSITQVGAKMGYSDSSHFTRAFKRQMNMTPRQYRKEHCN; encoded by the coding sequence ATGACGGTTGTAGATAAGAAAGAAGTCGAGCTGTTTGCGGAACTGTTCAAACATATCGACGGTGAGATCTATACCTTGTTACGCAGTGCCAAAATCCCCAATGATATTCTCACCAGTAGCGACCATTACGAATACCTCCCTGAGACTACCATTAAAAATGTGGTCAATATTATGGGTGAGTCGGCGTCACGAGAAGAGTTTGCGTTGTTTATATGGAGCTTTTGCAAACAAACCTATGTGCCAAGGTTCGTCGCTAAACTGACTAATCAGGATTCGCTAAAGAGTGCGCTTGACCAATTTTCTGAGCAATTAAAGCAAGTCTCGAATGGCGCAAATCTTTACACCAAACATTCTGGTGGTAAATGGTGGTTTGTTCGCGAGAAGCCGTTTACTAACGCGCCTTGGTTCAAGTTCGCTGAACTGTTCTCGGTTATTTTTATCAACGAGTTGCTTTCAGTATTAACACAAGGTCGCTGGCAGCCATCGGAGGTCGGTATTCAGAGTGATGACCTTGAATGCTTCCAATCTTTGCCGCAAATGGGTGGTGCTCAGTTTTACACGCATAGGCCAGTTACGGCGTTTGAAATCCCAGAAGAGATCATGCTTGAACCAATTGTCTTGCCAAAGGTAGCCCAGGCACTAGAACCAAAAGCCCCTTTGCCTAGTTCATTTCTTAATGCCTTCAAGTTAGTGATAAAGCCTTACCTCACCATGGGAAAACTCCCAATTAGCTTGGCTTCAGAGATTTTGAATATCCATGTCAGAACGATTCAGCGTCGTTTGGAAAATGAAGGGGTGGTGTACAAAGCCTTGATTGAAGAGATGGTTCTGGAGCAGGTTTTAGAATTACTTAAGCAGTCAGATCTATCGATCACACAAGTAGGTGCGAAGATGGGTTATTCCGATTCTTCCCACTTTACCCGAGCCTTTAAACGACAGATGAACATGACGCCAAGACAGTACCGCAAAGAACACTGCAATTAA
- a CDS encoding carbohydrate porin: protein MNSRLSKTSIAVFLAYSSLTNVAYGANFEGPDSVENTIAEQKAQKKSWRESLADSGITFGADYNVLGLASNNGSMGNDVEASSGVARFYGSWNLVGKETGNTGGIVWKVEHRHAYSDSAPKNLAFIDDTDRLFNNGTKEGLGYVGMIGSAFSDQGFRVTNLHWKQKFNGGKTSVIAGWQDVTDYVDTYALASPWSGFSNLAFSTGAGAMGLPDDGVLALSAGHMLTDNYYVIAGIADANGKSDDIFDGFNTLFDESDFFTTLELGWTASQDQIFTDNFHITAWHFDGGTRHSLSDATGGGESGKGINFSWSQFVTPQVMPFVRGGFSDGDVALYERSLSVGVGYFGLGSEKNNLGFAVNWSEINEYALKGISTGVYGNDGEQFTAELYYNMQLNDFIQVTPDIQYIKDPAFSNESSALVFGIRARVFI from the coding sequence ATGAATTCAAGATTATCTAAGACAAGTATTGCTGTTTTTCTAGCGTACAGTTCGTTAACGAATGTGGCTTACGGGGCCAATTTTGAAGGCCCTGACTCCGTTGAAAATACGATTGCAGAGCAAAAGGCACAAAAGAAATCTTGGAGGGAGTCATTAGCCGACAGTGGAATCACATTCGGTGCTGATTATAACGTCTTGGGTCTAGCCTCTAACAATGGGTCTATGGGGAACGATGTTGAAGCTTCTTCTGGTGTTGCGAGGTTTTATGGCTCTTGGAATTTGGTAGGAAAAGAGACGGGCAATACAGGCGGAATAGTATGGAAAGTAGAGCATCGCCATGCTTACTCTGATTCAGCGCCTAAAAATTTAGCCTTCATTGATGATACCGACCGATTGTTTAATAACGGTACTAAAGAAGGGTTAGGTTATGTTGGTATGATTGGTTCTGCCTTTAGCGACCAAGGCTTCCGCGTCACCAATTTGCATTGGAAACAAAAGTTCAATGGAGGCAAAACCTCAGTCATCGCGGGATGGCAGGATGTTACTGACTATGTGGACACATACGCACTCGCGAGCCCATGGTCTGGCTTTAGCAACCTTGCATTTTCAACGGGTGCTGGAGCGATGGGGTTACCTGATGATGGTGTATTGGCACTTTCTGCTGGGCATATGCTGACTGACAATTACTATGTGATTGCGGGTATTGCCGACGCTAACGGAAAATCAGACGATATCTTTGATGGCTTCAATACATTATTTGATGAGAGTGATTTTTTCACCACGCTAGAGCTCGGTTGGACAGCATCGCAAGACCAAATATTCACTGATAATTTCCACATTACAGCGTGGCACTTTGATGGTGGTACTCGTCATAGCTTGTCGGATGCGACAGGCGGGGGGGAATCTGGTAAAGGTATTAACTTCTCGTGGAGTCAATTTGTCACACCTCAAGTAATGCCGTTTGTGAGAGGTGGTTTTTCTGATGGAGATGTTGCTTTGTATGAACGCTCATTGAGTGTCGGTGTTGGCTATTTTGGCCTAGGAAGCGAAAAGAACAACCTTGGTTTTGCGGTTAACTGGTCAGAAATTAATGAATACGCTCTAAAAGGCATTTCGACTGGTGTGTATGGTAATGACGGTGAACAGTTTACAGCAGAACTCTACTACAACATGCAACTCAACGATTTCATCCAAGTGACACCTGATATTCAGTACATCAAAGATCCTGCGTTCTCCAATGAGAGCAGCGCTTTGGTATTCGGTATTAGAGCGAGAGTGTTTATCTAA